The DNA sequence GAACTTAAAGAAATAGAAAAAGGTAGAACAAGAAAAAATAAAACCAAATTTCTCATAATAATAAATATATTAAATTAACCCATAAATTACGAGAAAAATTAATATCAAAATTAAACAAACTTAAATATCATTAAAAACACCATTACAAATAGAGCAACAGATTCTATTAATCCTAAAACCAAAAGATATGTGGCGAATCCTTTTCCAGTCTCAGAAAAAGCGTCACAAGCACCTGCTGCTGCTTTACCCTGTGCAAACCCAGAAACAGCAATTGCAAACCCACCACCAAGACCAGCTCCAAGCAATAACCATGGATTTGTCTGCATCATCACCTCAGATAAAGTATTCATTAAAATATATCCATATATTATCTGAGTCAATGGCGCTGAAACAAAAACAATCAATAAAAATGGCGCTGGTTTCCCTTGCATATAACATCTCTTCCATGCTCCAATAGCAGCACTACCTGCTGCCCCCATACCCAACGCCGAACCTATTGCTGAGATTGTCAAAGCTGAATTAACTCCTATTAAACCTATATCCATAAGTACTCCTTTTTATTTGTTTTTTATTTTTCTAAAAGGCTTATACGCATATCCACTCCATTCTTGTCCTAAATGATTTGAAAATTCAAGCATATTAAGCCTTACACCATGAACAACCACTGAAAGTAAAGATAGCATTATATTTAAAACATGTCCAAAAAGTATAACAATAACTCCAACTATTATAAGACCAATATTAGAAGATTTTAACAAAGGTATTGACATGGCATTAAAGCTTTCAGAGATTGAAAGTCCTGCAAGCCCAACTGCAAAAAGTCTAATATAAGATATTATGTCTGCAAATCCCGATACAGTGGTTAAAAATTGTTCTATAATACCTCCAAAACTTTTCAATATACACTTAAAAAAATTTGAACCATCTTGCTTTCCAAAAACAAATACAAGTGCAACGCCAAAATATATCATATTATAAACAACATTATGCATAGGAAATCTAGATTGACTGAGTATTAAATTCAAAACAAGGTAATAAAGGCCAACTATACCTATAAGCCAACCAATCTGAGCAATTGAATGAATGTGGGGCTTTTCTTTTATTTGTCTGAAAAAATTCCAAGCGTGAGCCAATGAAATTTGCAAAACTCCTATTGAAAAGCAGATAAAAATAATATTTTGTACACTATTTTTCTCTGTCAAATAACTAATTTTAAACGAATTCAAAATAGGAAACATTTCAAGCACTAAAGGACTACCAAACCAAGTCCCAGTCATAGAACCATAAAGTATCGATGAAACACTAAGATAAAATATTAAACCATGAATTGGAGTTAAGGACTTCCCTTTAAAA is a window from the Borreliella chilensis genome containing:
- a CDS encoding ATP synthase subunit K (produces ATP from ADP in the presence of a proton gradient across the membrane; the K subunit is a nonenzymatic component which binds the dimeric form by interacting with the G and E subunits), giving the protein MDIGLIGVNSALTISAIGSALGMGAAGSAAIGAWKRCYMQGKPAPFLLIVFVSAPLTQIIYGYILMNTLSEVMMQTNPWLLLGAGLGGGFAIAVSGFAQGKAAAGACDAFSETGKGFATYLLVLGLIESVALFVMVFLMIFKFV